A single window of Gammaproteobacteria bacterium DNA harbors:
- a CDS encoding DUF4845 domain-containing protein, which translates to MTFLSLLIVLAVIGFFAYIGIKLTPVYLEHFSVTSSLQSLAEEESQGLAVGELRSRLLKRLEINNVSHVTENDISIRSDAGSKTVTVQYEVQEPFYGNVSLLLSFEDSVTLAGN; encoded by the coding sequence ATGACGTTTCTCAGCCTGTTGATAGTGCTGGCGGTGATCGGATTTTTCGCCTACATCGGGATCAAGCTCACCCCCGTGTATCTGGAGCATTTCAGCGTCACCTCATCGCTGCAGTCACTGGCGGAGGAGGAGTCACAGGGGCTGGCCGTCGGCGAGTTGCGTTCCCGGTTGCTGAAACGACTGGAAATCAACAATGTGAGTCACGTGACGGAGAACGATATCAGTATCAGGAGCGATGCCGGCTCGAAGACGGTCACCGTCCAGTATGAGGTGCAGGAACCGTTCTATGGCAATGTCAGCCTGTTGCTGTCCTTTGAAGACAGCGTGACACTCGCTGGCAATTGA
- the rnc gene encoding ribonuclease III yields the protein MNPSHDKLCRRLGYPCAREDLLLMALTHRSYGSPNNERLEFLGDAALSLIIAEILYARFPRQDEGALSRLRANLVNGEVLARRARNLDLGEELLLGPGELKSGGYRRDSILAGALEALIGAAYLESGLDAARQLVRTVLGEEIEAVSPDQATKDPKTRLQEYLQARRMPLPEYRVMTVEGQDHAQLFRVECRVTGLDEALSGEGNSRRRAEQDAAGKALQLLQESS from the coding sequence TTGAATCCCTCCCACGACAAGCTGTGCCGACGGCTCGGATACCCGTGTGCCCGCGAGGATCTGCTGCTGATGGCATTGACCCATCGAAGTTACGGCAGCCCCAATAATGAGCGCCTGGAGTTTCTGGGAGACGCCGCCCTGAGCCTGATCATCGCCGAGATTCTGTACGCGCGCTTTCCCCGCCAGGATGAGGGGGCGCTGAGCCGCCTGCGCGCCAATCTCGTCAACGGCGAGGTGCTCGCGCGCCGGGCGCGTAACCTCGATCTGGGGGAAGAATTGCTGCTGGGGCCGGGGGAGTTGAAGAGCGGGGGTTACCGCCGCGATTCCATTCTCGCCGGCGCGCTCGAGGCGCTGATCGGGGCGGCCTACCTGGAGTCCGGGCTCGATGCTGCCCGCCAGCTGGTGCGGACGGTGCTGGGCGAGGAGATCGAGGCGGTATCTCCGGATCAGGCCACCAAGGATCCGAAGACGCGCCTGCAGGAATATCTGCAGGCGCGCCGGATGCCGTTGCCGGAATACCGGGTCATGACCGTGGAGGGGCAGGATCATGCCCAGTTGTTCCGCGTCGAATGCCGGGTGACCGGCCTGGATGAGGCGCTCTCGGGCGAGGGAAACAGCCGTCGCAGGGCTGAACAGGACGCCGCCGGGAAGGCCCTGCAACTGTTACAGGAGTCGTCCTGA
- a CDS encoding SoxR reducing system RseC family protein — protein MMTETAKVIGTEGEHAWVETQRMTTCGSCSVQKGCGTSVLAKVLGNRVNRIRVINTIGARTGEWVVLGLEDGALVRSSFAVYAMPLIFLLLGGIGGGLLADGLSWQSKDAATAVCGALGFLLGLVWVRRYGHAVALDPRHQPSLVGFADTAGADEHKIVVEDIVRDYRRKM, from the coding sequence ATGATGACGGAAACGGCAAAGGTCATTGGAACAGAGGGGGAACATGCCTGGGTGGAAACGCAGCGCATGACTACCTGCGGCAGTTGTTCCGTGCAGAAGGGTTGCGGAACCAGCGTCCTCGCCAAGGTGCTGGGTAACCGCGTCAACCGCATCCGCGTGATCAATACGATCGGTGCCAGGACCGGCGAATGGGTCGTGCTGGGCCTCGAGGATGGCGCGCTGGTGCGCAGCTCGTTTGCCGTATATGCCATGCCGCTGATCTTTCTGCTGCTGGGAGGTATCGGCGGCGGTCTGCTGGCGGACGGCCTCTCGTGGCAATCGAAGGATGCGGCCACGGCCGTGTGCGGTGCGCTGGGCTTCCTGCTGGGCCTGGTCTGGGTGCGTCGGTATGGCCATGCCGTGGCACTGGATCCCCGTCATCAGCCCAGTCTGGTCGGTTTTGCCGATACGGCCGGGGCCGATGAACACAAGATCGTGGTAGAGGACATCGTGCGCGATTACCGGCGCAAGATGTGA
- the pdxJ gene encoding pyridoxine 5'-phosphate synthase: MTARDQDILLGVNIDHVATLRQSRGTRYPDPVQAAIESEQAGADCITLHLREDRRHIQERDVEMLRDILQTRMNLEMAVTAEMLAYAERIRPHNCCLVPERRAELTTEGGLDVAGQEARIKVACERLAAAGCIVSLFVDAELAQIEAAARAGAPAIEIHTGHYADAAGPRAAREELERIRRAVDAGLAAGLQVNAGHGLNYHNVAPIAAIPGIRELNIGHAIVARALFTGLGESVREMKRLMVEARR; encoded by the coding sequence ATGACGGCGCGGGATCAGGACATCCTGCTGGGCGTGAATATCGATCATGTCGCGACGCTGCGGCAGTCGCGTGGCACGCGTTATCCCGACCCGGTTCAGGCGGCCATCGAGTCGGAGCAGGCCGGTGCCGATTGCATCACACTGCATCTGCGTGAGGACCGGCGCCATATCCAGGAGCGCGACGTGGAAATGCTGCGGGACATCCTGCAGACGCGCATGAATCTGGAGATGGCGGTGACGGCGGAAATGCTGGCGTATGCCGAACGCATCCGCCCGCACAACTGCTGCCTGGTGCCGGAGCGGCGCGCGGAACTGACTACCGAGGGCGGTCTCGACGTCGCGGGACAAGAGGCGAGGATCAAGGTCGCCTGTGAGCGCCTGGCCGCTGCCGGATGCATCGTATCCCTGTTCGTCGACGCCGAACTGGCCCAGATCGAGGCGGCGGCACGCGCGGGCGCGCCCGCAATTGAAATTCATACCGGACACTATGCCGATGCCGCCGGTCCGCGCGCCGCGCGGGAGGAGCTGGAGCGGATACGACGGGCGGTCGATGCCGGTCTGGCGGCAGGTCTCCAGGTCAATGCCGGGCACGGGCTGAATTATCACAACGTCGCGCCGATCGCGGCCATCCCCGGTATACGCGAACTGAATATCGGGCATGCCATCGTGGCGCGCGCGTTATTTACCGGCCTGGGTGAGTCGGTACGTGAAATGAAACGGCTGATGGTTGAGGCGCGCCGGTGA
- the lepA gene encoding elongation factor 4 produces the protein MRHIRNFSIIAHIDHGKSTLADRIIQRCGGLSEREMEDQILDSMDLERERGITIKAQSVSLDYTARDGTTYLLNFIDTPGHVDFAYEVSRSLAACEGALLVVDVSQGVEAQTVANCYTAIEQGLEVVPVLNKMDLPTAEPERVIREIEDIIGIEAREAVRISAKTGLGIDDLLEELIRRIPPPRGEEKAPLQALIIDSWFDNYLGVVSLVRVMQGRLDVGKKITVMSTGRGYPCNKVGTFTPKPKEAKCLSAGEVGFVIAGIKEVDGAPVGDTFTMAENPAAEPLPGFKAIKPLVFAGLFPINAEDYEGLRDALGKLRLNDASLFYEPENSQALGFGFRCGFLGMLHMEIVQERLEREYDLNLITTAPTVVYQVLTTKGEVIEVDNPSKLPEVGYIAEIREPIIRADILVPQNYLGSVINLCVEKRGTQKKMEYHGNQVILTYEMPMSEVVLDFYDRLKSVSRGYASFDYSFDRYQAADLVRLDLLINGDRVDALSIIVHRDRANSRGRELTEKMRELIPRQMFDVAIQASIGARIVARETVKALRKNVTAKCYGGDITRKRKLLEKQKAGKKRMKQIGTVEIPQDAFLAILHTGKKE, from the coding sequence ATGCGGCACATTCGTAATTTTTCGATCATCGCCCATATCGATCACGGGAAATCGACGCTCGCCGACCGCATCATCCAGCGTTGCGGGGGCCTGAGCGAGCGCGAGATGGAGGACCAGATCCTGGATTCCATGGATCTGGAGCGCGAACGCGGCATCACCATCAAGGCGCAAAGCGTCTCGCTCGACTACACGGCGCGGGACGGGACGACGTATCTGCTCAACTTCATCGATACCCCGGGCCATGTCGACTTCGCCTACGAGGTATCGCGTTCTCTGGCCGCCTGCGAGGGGGCCCTGCTGGTGGTGGATGTCTCCCAGGGGGTCGAGGCGCAGACGGTGGCCAACTGCTACACCGCCATCGAGCAGGGGCTCGAGGTGGTGCCGGTGCTGAACAAGATGGATCTTCCGACCGCGGAACCCGAGCGGGTGATCCGCGAGATCGAGGACATCATCGGGATCGAGGCGCGCGAGGCGGTGCGCATCAGCGCCAAGACCGGCCTGGGCATCGATGACCTGCTGGAGGAACTGATCCGGCGCATCCCGCCGCCGCGCGGTGAGGAAAAGGCGCCGCTGCAGGCATTGATCATCGATTCCTGGTTCGACAATTATCTCGGCGTGGTGTCGCTGGTGCGGGTCATGCAGGGACGACTCGATGTCGGCAAGAAGATCACCGTGATGTCGACCGGGCGCGGCTACCCGTGCAACAAGGTGGGAACATTTACCCCCAAGCCGAAGGAGGCGAAATGCCTCAGTGCGGGCGAGGTGGGGTTCGTGATCGCCGGTATCAAGGAGGTCGACGGGGCGCCGGTAGGCGATACCTTCACCATGGCGGAAAACCCGGCCGCCGAACCACTGCCCGGTTTCAAGGCGATCAAGCCGCTGGTGTTCGCCGGCCTGTTCCCGATCAATGCCGAGGATTACGAGGGCTTGCGCGATGCGCTCGGCAAGCTGCGCCTGAACGACGCTTCCCTGTTCTACGAGCCGGAGAACTCGCAGGCCCTGGGTTTCGGCTTCCGCTGCGGATTCCTCGGCATGTTGCACATGGAGATCGTGCAGGAGCGCCTGGAGCGCGAGTACGATCTCAATCTGATCACCACCGCGCCGACCGTGGTCTACCAGGTGCTGACCACCAAGGGTGAGGTGATCGAGGTGGACAATCCGTCCAAACTGCCCGAGGTCGGTTACATCGCTGAAATCCGCGAACCCATCATCCGGGCGGATATTCTCGTGCCGCAAAATTATCTCGGCTCCGTCATCAATCTGTGCGTCGAGAAGCGCGGCACCCAGAAGAAGATGGAATACCACGGCAACCAGGTCATCCTGACCTATGAGATGCCGATGAGCGAAGTGGTGCTGGATTTCTACGACCGCCTCAAGTCGGTCAGCCGCGGCTACGCCTCGTTCGACTACAGCTTCGACCGCTACCAGGCCGCCGACCTGGTCCGGCTCGACCTGCTGATCAACGGCGACCGGGTCGATGCCCTCTCCATCATCGTCCACCGCGACCGCGCCAACTCGCGCGGTCGCGAGCTGACGGAAAAGATGCGCGAACTGATACCGCGCCAGATGTTCGATGTCGCCATCCAGGCTTCGATCGGGGCCCGCATCGTGGCGCGTGAGACGGTGAAGGCGCTGCGCAAGAATGTGACCGCGAAGTGCTACGGCGGCGACATCACCCGCAAGCGGAAGCTGCTGGAGAAACAGAAAGCCGGTAAAAAGCGCATGAAGCAGATCGGAACGGTGGAGATTCCGCAGGACGCGTTTCTGGCGATACTACATACAGGGAAAAAAGAATGA
- the recO gene encoding DNA repair protein RecO, which produces MATEAVVSTALAGAAYGRAVLEPAYVLHHRPYRDSSLLLEILAAGYGRLALIARGARRPKSRLHGLLQPFQSLYASWSMRGELGTLTAVESRAGEGPRGRALISGFYMNELLMRLLHRHDPHPTLFAVYESALRGLAAPGLHASAEQAILRMFELTLLRELGYGLVLDREILGGEPIRPEGVYDYYPERGPVRADAAGSRVAETGAEEYVARARPVRLHGGSLLALARGELCDPVQLSEVKRLMRTVLDGRLGGKPLASRKLFRRGGRMEANVEPMMKDEGRL; this is translated from the coding sequence ATGGCGACTGAGGCGGTCGTGTCAACGGCCCTGGCGGGCGCCGCCTATGGCAGGGCCGTGCTGGAGCCGGCGTATGTGCTTCACCACCGACCCTATCGCGACAGCAGTCTTCTGCTGGAAATACTCGCCGCCGGATACGGCCGTCTCGCGCTCATCGCCCGCGGGGCGCGGCGCCCGAAGTCGCGTCTGCATGGGCTGCTGCAGCCGTTCCAGTCCCTGTATGCAAGCTGGTCCATGCGCGGGGAGCTGGGTACCCTGACCGCGGTGGAAAGCCGCGCCGGCGAGGGTCCGCGTGGGCGCGCGCTCATCAGCGGGTTCTACATGAACGAATTGCTGATGCGACTGCTGCATCGCCATGACCCGCATCCTACGCTCTTCGCCGTCTATGAATCGGCGCTGCGGGGGTTGGCCGCGCCCGGGCTCCACGCGTCCGCGGAACAGGCGATCCTGCGCATGTTCGAGCTGACGCTGCTGCGCGAGCTGGGTTATGGCCTCGTGCTCGATCGCGAGATCCTGGGAGGCGAGCCGATCCGGCCCGAGGGCGTGTATGATTATTATCCCGAGCGCGGACCGGTCCGTGCGGATGCTGCGGGTTCCAGGGTGGCGGAGACGGGCGCAGAGGAGTATGTCGCGCGCGCACGGCCGGTGCGACTGCATGGCGGCAGCCTGCTGGCCCTGGCGCGGGGGGAGCTGTGTGATCCCGTGCAGCTGTCCGAGGTGAAGCGCCTGATGAGGACGGTCCTGGATGGAAGGCTAGGTGGGAAGCCGTTGGCTAGCCGGAAGCTGTTCCGGCGGGGCGGGCGGATGGAAGCAAATGTGGAACCGATGATGAAAGATGAGGGCCGCCTATGA
- the era gene encoding GTPase Era produces MHRCGYVAIVGRPNVGKSTLLNRILGQKITITSRKPQTTRHRILGIKTTPTVQAIYIDTPGLHRGVRHAINRVMNRTATAAVADVDVVLFVVECLKWEEEDEHVLGLLASADVPVILVLNKVDRLKDKEQLLPYIARMKEKRDFAAIVPVCATRGTQTEVLEEEVRRLLPESPPFFPEEQVTDRSERFLAAELVREKLTRLLGDELPYAVTVEIEEFKEGPELTTIGAVIWVERDAQKAIVIGRQGHMLKQIGTQARQEMERLFGVKVYLQLWVKVKEKWSDDERALRSLGYGD; encoded by the coding sequence ATGCATCGCTGCGGTTATGTCGCCATCGTGGGGCGGCCGAACGTCGGCAAGTCCACATTGTTGAACCGGATCCTGGGTCAGAAGATCACTATCACGTCGCGCAAGCCGCAGACCACCCGGCATCGGATTCTGGGCATCAAGACGACGCCCACGGTTCAGGCCATTTATATCGACACGCCCGGACTGCATCGCGGTGTACGCCATGCGATCAATCGCGTGATGAACCGCACGGCCACGGCCGCGGTCGCCGACGTCGACGTCGTGCTGTTCGTGGTCGAGTGCCTGAAGTGGGAGGAAGAGGACGAGCACGTGCTCGGCCTGCTGGCGTCGGCGGATGTCCCCGTCATTCTGGTGCTGAACAAGGTCGACCGGCTCAAGGACAAGGAACAGCTGCTGCCATATATCGCCCGGATGAAGGAAAAGCGGGACTTCGCCGCGATCGTTCCCGTTTGCGCGACGCGGGGAACCCAGACGGAGGTGCTGGAGGAGGAGGTCCGGCGGCTGTTGCCGGAGTCGCCGCCGTTCTTCCCGGAGGAACAGGTGACTGACCGCAGCGAGCGTTTTCTTGCCGCCGAGCTGGTGCGGGAAAAACTGACGCGCCTGCTCGGCGACGAGCTTCCCTATGCGGTCACGGTCGAGATCGAGGAATTCAAGGAAGGTCCGGAACTGACGACGATAGGCGCGGTGATCTGGGTCGAGCGTGATGCGCAGAAGGCGATCGTCATCGGCAGACAGGGCCATATGCTGAAACAGATCGGTACGCAGGCCCGCCAGGAGATGGAGCGCCTGTTCGGCGTCAAGGTGTACCTCCAGCTGTGGGTCAAGGTGAAGGAAAAGTGGTCCGACGACGAGCGCGCCCTGCGCAGCCTGGGGTATGGCGACTGA
- a CDS encoding holo-ACP synthase, with the protein MIHGIGTDIVSVARMQANLDRYGDRFARRILGEHEYEQYQGIIHPARFLAKRFAVKEAVAKALGTGLSAGVRLRQIRVEHDDRGKPRLAYSGQAATLCREAQICQSHVSISDEAQYAVAFVVLESQQAP; encoded by the coding sequence GTGATCCACGGCATTGGAACGGATATCGTCTCCGTCGCGCGCATGCAGGCCAACCTTGATCGCTACGGTGACCGCTTCGCACGGCGGATCCTTGGTGAGCATGAGTATGAGCAGTACCAGGGGATTATTCATCCCGCGCGTTTTCTGGCCAAACGATTCGCCGTCAAGGAGGCGGTGGCCAAGGCGCTTGGCACGGGCTTGAGCGCCGGGGTCCGGCTGCGGCAGATCCGTGTGGAGCACGACGACCGCGGGAAACCCCGTCTCGCCTACAGCGGGCAGGCCGCAACCCTGTGCCGCGAGGCGCAAATCTGCCAAAGCCATGTCTCCATTTCCGACGAGGCCCAGTACGCGGTGGCCTTTGTCGTCCTGGAGAGCCAGCAGGCTCCATGA
- the lepB gene encoding signal peptidase I: MNFDFQAVMVLALLVTGLIWAFDAYVLLPRRERAAAALTQGGGQEAGEEQVRRVRKEPLLVEYARSFFPIILVVLVLRSFLVEPFRIPSGSMMPTLLAGDFILVNKFSYGIRLPLVGTKVVDIGEPQRGDVVVFRFPKDPATDYIKRIVGLPGDRIRYQDKMVYVNGEKATQEYVGIYAGVGAGLGMSGASLRTEQLGEVRHEILIQNSRHIAEGEFIVPEAHYFVMGDNRDNSNDSRFWGTVPEENLVGKAFMIWMNWDSAKGGITWNRIGNLLN, from the coding sequence ATGAATTTCGACTTTCAAGCCGTAATGGTGCTGGCCCTGCTCGTGACAGGATTGATCTGGGCATTCGACGCCTATGTGCTGCTGCCGCGGCGCGAGCGGGCCGCCGCCGCACTGACGCAGGGCGGGGGACAGGAGGCCGGCGAGGAGCAGGTCAGGCGCGTTCGCAAGGAACCCTTGCTGGTTGAATACGCACGCTCCTTTTTCCCGATCATCCTGGTTGTGCTGGTGCTGCGCTCGTTCCTGGTCGAGCCCTTTCGGATTCCCTCCGGCTCCATGATGCCGACGCTGCTGGCGGGGGACTTCATCCTGGTCAACAAGTTTTCCTATGGAATACGCCTGCCTCTGGTCGGTACCAAGGTGGTGGATATCGGTGAGCCGCAGCGGGGCGATGTTGTGGTCTTCCGTTTCCCCAAGGACCCGGCCACCGACTACATCAAGCGCATCGTCGGGCTTCCGGGTGACCGCATCCGCTATCAGGACAAGATGGTCTACGTCAACGGGGAGAAGGCGACGCAGGAATATGTCGGCATTTACGCCGGCGTCGGCGCCGGTCTGGGGATGAGCGGCGCCAGCCTGCGCACGGAACAGCTGGGCGAGGTCAGGCACGAGATCCTGATTCAGAACAGCCGTCATATCGCCGAAGGCGAGTTCATCGTGCCGGAAGCCCATTATTTCGTCATGGGTGACAATCGGGACAACAGCAACGACAGCCGGTTCTGGGGCACGGTGCCGGAAGAGAATCTGGTCGGCAAAGCGTTTATGATATGGATGAACTGGGATTCCGCCAAAGGCGGCATCACCTGGAACCGTATCGGAAACCTGCTCAACTGA